One genomic segment of Natrialbaceae archaeon AArc-T1-2 includes these proteins:
- a CDS encoding precorrin-8X methylmutase: MTDTDGEYEKEYADLGATTQEAMDIAETSMDIVRQFVPDETLADRMRQKSVHSMGDIEFQHLIRFTGGDELDDDEDAPVRAGARAVLEEANIVTDITMPQAGITGRGHDCAKHKAIGHGAELAKETGMTRTASGVLELDKQGIYEDSIATVGNAPTAAFALADCIENGTRPAVVVATPVGFVKAEESRQRIREVSEEYGVPAITNVGRRGGSGLAAALTNELIHVAKDVRTDELELERVADDRRADEGEK, encoded by the coding sequence ATGACTGACACCGACGGCGAATACGAGAAAGAGTACGCCGATTTAGGGGCAACGACCCAGGAGGCGATGGACATCGCCGAGACGAGCATGGACATCGTCCGGCAGTTCGTCCCCGACGAGACCCTGGCCGACAGGATGCGGCAGAAGTCGGTCCACTCGATGGGTGACATCGAGTTCCAGCACCTGATCCGCTTTACGGGCGGAGACGAGCTGGACGACGACGAGGACGCCCCCGTCCGGGCGGGCGCGAGGGCCGTGCTCGAGGAAGCGAACATCGTCACAGACATCACCATGCCCCAGGCCGGCATCACCGGTCGGGGCCACGACTGTGCAAAACACAAGGCGATCGGCCACGGGGCCGAACTGGCGAAGGAGACGGGCATGACCCGGACCGCCTCGGGGGTGCTCGAGCTCGACAAGCAGGGCATCTACGAGGATTCGATCGCGACGGTTGGCAACGCGCCGACGGCTGCCTTCGCACTGGCCGACTGCATCGAGAACGGCACCCGACCCGCGGTCGTCGTCGCGACCCCCGTCGGCTTCGTCAAGGCAGAGGAGAGCCGCCAGCGGATCCGTGAGGTCAGCGAGGAGTACGGCGTGCCCGCGATCACCAACGTCGGCCGTCGCGGCGGAAGCGGCCTCGCAGCCGCGCTGACGAACGAACTGATTCACGTCGCCAAGGACGTCCGGACGGACGAGCTCGAGCTCGAGCGTGTGGCCGACGACCGAAGAGCGGACGAGGGTGAGAAATGA